One Glycine max cultivar Williams 82 chromosome 1, Glycine_max_v4.0, whole genome shotgun sequence genomic window, TACTTACAAGAACAAGATCCCTTCAGGAAGTCCACTTACAACCATTTTAAAGGTAACTTTCATTACACCAACCTCTACTTAAGCTATCTGCTTACTTTATAAGaagagtttaatttaatttaatttctatatactatcaatataaaaagttttacagCGTCAATAAATCGGAAATCAGAAATTAACATaggtatgacttttaaaatgattatataaaagttaacaCAATTACCATATATAACAAATTGTATTTGGATGACAATGGAAAATCTTTTTACACTGTTAgtacatatattatttactcCTATAAGATAAgtgaatttttcatttttttcttccattgttgCCTTATATCGCCCTCTGACTAATTTAGCATGGTATGTGATTCTTGCTTTAAATTTGAGCAGGTTTTGGTTGCTGCTTTACTGAATATCTGCACCTACAAAAACACTAGCAGTGCTGTGGTAAATATGGCTTCAAGCCCTTCTAATCCACACTCAGGTAGAATGGAATCAAAACTAGAAACTGCAAAAGCAAGCACAATAGCTGAAACCCCAACGAGCCACCTCAAGTTTCTCAACAAAGCAGTTACAAACAAGCCAAGGTATTCATCACTAGAATGCACTGTACAGCAAGTAGAAGATGTAAAGGTAGTATTGAAAGTGCTACCCATATTTGGATGCACCATCATCCTCAACTGTTGCCTAGCTCAGTTGTCCACATTCTCTGTTGAACAAGCTGCCACTATGGATACCAAGCTTGGTTCCCTCAAGGTTCCACCGTCTTCGTTACCAGTTTTCCCAGTGGTATTCATCATGATCCTAGCACCAATTTATGACCACATTATCATCCCCTACACAAGGAAAGCAACCAAATCAGAAATGGGAATCACACACCTCCAAAGGATTGGTTTTGGATTAGTGCTCTCCATAGTTGCAATGGCAGTGGCTGCTCTTGttgaaatcaaaaggaaaagaGTGGCCACTCACTCAGGCCTACTTGATTATCCTACCAAACCACTACCTATCACATTCTTGTGGATTGCTTTTCAGTACTTGTTCCTTGGATCTGCTGATCTTTTCACCTTGGCAGGATTGttggaatttttcttttcagaagcACCAATAAGGATGAGATCATTGGCCACATCTCTTTCATGGGCCTCTTTGGCAATGGGGTACTACCTAAGTTCAGTGATTGTGTCTATAGTAAACAGTGTCACTGGAAATGGCACCCACAAACCATGGCTATCTGGTGCCAACTTTAACCACTAT contains:
- the LOC100794723 gene encoding protein NRT1/ PTR FAMILY 4.6, whose product is MELEAPQVSTWEGYVDWRNKPALRGRHGGMLAASFVLVAEILENLAFLANASNLVLYLRHYMHMSPSKSANNVTNFMGTAFILALLGGFLSDAFFTSYRVYLISAVIEFLGLIVLTIQARDPSLKPPKCDLDTPCQEVNDSKAAMLFIGLYLVALGVGGIKGSLPAHGGEQFDETTPSGRKQRSTFFNYFVFCLSCGALIAVTFVVWIEDNKGWQWGFAISTISIFVSIPVFLAGSATYKNKIPSGSPLTTILKVLVAALLNICTYKNTSSAVVNMASSPSNPHSGRMESKLETAKASTIAETPTSHLKFLNKAVTNKPRYSSLECTVQQVEDVKVVLKVLPIFGCTIILNCCLAQLSTFSVEQAATMDTKLGSLKVPPSSLPVFPVVFIMILAPIYDHIIIPYTRKATKSEMGITHLQRIGFGLVLSIVAMAVAALVEIKRKRVATHSGLLDYPTKPLPITFLWIAFQYLFLGSADLFTLAGLLEFFFSEAPIRMRSLATSLSWASLAMGYYLSSVIVSIVNSVTGNGTHKPWLSGANFNHYHLEKFYWLMCVLSGLNFLHYLYWATRYKYRGTGTTS